In Dreissena polymorpha isolate Duluth1 chromosome 11, UMN_Dpol_1.0, whole genome shotgun sequence, the genomic window CAGTAGCATGCAAAGTCATCTCTCTCTCAGGCAAGTCAGACCATAAATGTTTTCAGTTGCCATTCGTGAATGATTTGGGGAAGGAAAGGTCCGATAAATGGCAGTTTGCACAGTCGTCACTCTGGGGTATGTCAGAGATTGAAAGCGTTTCCTGACCGTCGGGTATTGGTGTCCAACACGAATGTGAGTTATCACCATAGGGTGAGTTCAGGACCAACCATTAGTTTTCCAAACACAGCAGCCAATACAGTAGTCAATGTCAGGTAAGTCGTGGACTGGGAGAGTTCCCAGACAAAGGAGCCTGTACGGTCTGGAAAATCGTTAGTCTCGGGTAGGACAGAGACTGAAAGCAGCCCCGGAGAGAGCAGTCTGCACACGAATCACTCTCAAGTACCGAACGTTAAAATCGCAATGTGCGTGTGTACATGGTTAAAATTGCGTCTCagaacgaaaaaaaacaacattttaattccAGCTTCAAACAAATGGCTGATGGAGACATCGGACGCACAGAGCCAGGCACTGAAAGCGTTCCCATATACAGCAGCCTTTACAGTCGTGACTCGCAGGTAAGTCAGAGACTTAAAGCGTCCCCAGATAAATTTGAGTGCAGTCGTCATTCATGGTAAGTTAGAGACTGAGAGCGGTTCAATATAAATCAGCTTACAAAGTCGTCACTATCCGATAAGTCTTACTGCGAGCGATTAACCGATACCAGGCACAACAGAATTTAAATTCGTCACTCTAGGTTAAGCTGCCTGTACATTGTTAACGGGTAGGTCAGATACTGGAATCTGGTGCAGACCCATCAGTTTTATATTGGTCACTCTTATGTAAGTCGGAGGCTGAAGAAAGCACCATGTACAGTCATCCTTCTCAAGAAAGTTAGAGCGTCCCCATAAACGGCACTCTGAACAGTTGTCTTAGGTAAGTCAAGAACTGAATTCATTCACTCAAAGACTTTGCAAGAGCTCTCATAACTCTTTGGTAACTTAAAGACTAAAAGCGTTTACAGCAGGCAGAACAGTGTCATCATTCTCAGATAGGTCCATGACTGAGAGTGTTCCCGGACGTATCAGCCTGTTTAATTATCACCCTCATTTAGTTAAAGAACCAAAAGCGTCCCCAGTCACTGCAACCTGTACAGTGGTCACTCTCATGTAAGTCAGAGACTTAAATAGATTCCAATCGTCGGAGCCTGTACAAACGTAACTCTCAAGTACGTAAAGGAATAAAAGCGTGTCCAGATACACACGCATGTACAGTCTTTATTCTCAGGTAAGTCTGAGATTTAAAGTTTTTCCAGACACAACAACCAGTACATGCGTCATTTTGTCAGAAAACAGCATGTGCAGTCGCCACTCTCTGGTAAGAAAGGTACTGAAAGTATTACTAAACACAGCATCCTGCACTGTCCTCACTCACAGGGAATTAAAACACTGAACGTGTTATCAGACAAAACAGCCTGAATGATTGCTACTTTCAGATAAATAAGTGCCTGAAAGTGTTCACAAACACGGCATCTACAATTCCACTCTCAAGTAAATACGGGTCGTAGAGCGTTCCCAGAGAAAGCGGCTTAGCCGCCTAGTGTAAGTGTAAAATCGTCAGTGTAAGTGGAAGTCACAGCAATCTACACAGTCATCACTCTCAAATGAATGTTTGTTTCCATTGTAACACTTCTGCAGTTCTCGTAAGCAAGTGCTACCTATCCACAAAAATATATTCACGGCTTTTTATGTCGTTATGTCATTAATTTTGATACTCTTTGGATAAATAGTTCAAGCAAGTACGTAAGAAGTTCGATCTCAATATATAGATTTACGGAAATACCAGTCATAGTTCCCCAGTTATTGTTCCAGGGACAGAAAAGAATTAATGTGATTGTAAGCACTTTAATATTATATACAGAGAGGTCTATTATTGATGTATTGAATTGTGTTTCGGtacgtttaaaggggccttttcacagattttggcattttttaacttattcattaaatgctttatatcgataaatgtaaacattggatcgtaaaagctccagtaaaaaatcaagaataaaattaaaaaaaggaaaagaacattgcccgcaccaggtttcgaaccagtgacccctggagtcctgccagtgtcctggagtaaaaacgctttaacctactgagctattcaaacgtaaacattggatcgtaaaagctccagtaaaaaatcaagaataaaattaaaaaaaggaaaagaacattgcccgcaccaggtttcgaaccagtgacccctggagtcctgccagagtcctggagtaaaaacgctttaacctactgagctattccgccgtgtacacatctaaacgtattttataccttatataagcaatcttcgtagtttcacaaaatttaacgacaaaaacagaactctccaaattattcaatcgtttcgcgttgcaacgctttataatttttaggttttaaaatcgtcaaaagatgcatataatggctatattagaccatggtaaatgttcagtattactgtttcctcacaaatatcataactaaaacgaaaatttgcgaatctgaaacaacttttttcaattttgtcaatttaccaaagcgtgaaaagatccctttaaagtgagCTTTATTTCCATACGTTTATCTACTGAATTTAGCATAGATATTCTTTTCATATTGACTTCAAATGTGGTAACAGGCGGGTGTGTAATAAATTTTCTTTGGAATTTTGAAACCACAAGAAAGACAGTTTCTGTATTGCATTTGATGGCCAACGCAGGTAGCGTCTTTAAATAGCTGAATACCACATAAAATTCCTTTCAGAATCACTCTGAATTACATCATATGCAAAGTGTCTGCCACTATAGCTCTAATGTTCTATTTTGAGACTGTTTGATGCAAAAGTAAATCCCTACTCATTTGATAAAGCATATTATACTTCATTGAAAAATAGTCCTTTGAGTCTAATTCTATcttagttaaccctttgcatgctgggaaaattgtcgtctgctaaaatgtcgtctgctgaatttataaaattagcattttcttcattttttttcaaagaatactatcagaatagcaaacagtttggatccagatgagacgccacgttctgtggcgtctcatctggatccaaactgtttgcaaaggccttaaaaattcggttcccgcattgtaagggttaaataATTAACTAAAACCGCGTTTGTGTTTATGCTTTACCCAACTTTCAACAATTTTCCTAGACGCGAAAGTTTGAATGCCGTTACTgaatataacaaaacatttattttcctcCATTAAAATGAGATGATAAGGTTAAATTCACTTGTAAAAACCAAAAGACTCGGTTTAAGGGCCAAGTAtgtgatttaaattaaatgttttattataataaagacGATCACACTGTAATAAGTgacaatatttatataaccgaTATAGTATTCGAATGTCATTTTATGTGTTATAAGTACATGTGTTATAAGTACCAGTATTACAATTGTGTGTCTATCCACACTACTAATGTAACTTAATTTTCATGCATTttagtttttctatttttattttataattgaacataaaaataaatcgtatttattttataccttatgataaaatatgacatttctgcagtgagataacagcagtgaaaataaacaaattttttttttacaccggtgaaaataacacatttccggaactcctttttctatttttagattatcataaataattgtgtattgattttctatgatcacgagtgaattaaaatcgacatttcaccgaatccaacaaatgttatttttattttatgcttttatattgattatttacattgtaaacgagtttaactggagaattttgctggtataatgacgtcactttgccacactaatgacgtcattttgtgttttgaaatgtattgaggcacgccacgggataAAGGGCAACTTTTCAgagaaagggaaacagctgttaattatttttttgaaaaagtggcataaaagaaacagaaaatttgttcatgtcagtgtaagatcgtttgttatttcacgagtgatcatagaaaaataatattttcactaaatgaaacaaaattgcgCATTTCAACTGACAGTATGAAATATTGTATTATCGTGTTTCCAGAAATATGTAGAAAGTGTATCCGTGGAGATCAGTACTATAATGACCCGCCTGGGATACGGCGAGGAAATCAGACGGTGGCGAGTTAAGGCGATCAGTGAGAGTGATAGGATGGAGAATGCACGAAGAAGGGTTATAACTATCATCACAACTGGCAGCAAGGCCGAGGGACTGACCTGCGGTTTCGAAAGCGACTGGGACATATTATACGTTCTGAACCTTGTTGTCTGTGTGGAAACTGGTATTAAGCTTCACACCATACCAGACGACATTGATGTGTTTAGGATGGATACACGTGTATATCCAGGATCCATACCAGACGACATTGGTGTGTTTAGGATGGATACACGTGTATATCCAGGATACTGCATACTGTTACAAGAGAGGCAAGCGCCTAGAGGTCACAAAGTTATTCACGATGCTCTGTGTGATGATGGACATGGAGGCGTTCTATTAAGTAGTGCTTTATTGATAGATAATTTTGAGGCTGGTCTAATAAGCACCATGTTGCAAAATAAACGTGCGGGGCCATCTTTATCGTTGTTAATGGAAGGGGTATTATATACCGACAATATAATCACACTACGTTGTTACTGCCCCAGCATTTTAAACAGATGGGCTACCAGACGCCGCCATTGGCCGTCACAAGTCATAGTCCAGAAAGTCGTATCATTAGGAGCCTATTTAACCCCGGTAGGATTTGCGGGAAGTGAACACAAGCACATTGAATGGAGGATTTGTTTTAACACCGGTGAAACAGAACTAGTGAACAACCTTAATAGCACACAAGCAAATGTATACGTTATGTTAAAAATGATTCTCAATGACATTCTTAaaccaaataataaagaaataacatcgtacatgttaaaaaacataatattatggCAAGCTGAACGTAACCCACAAGCAAAGTTTCATGCACACAGTTTATTTTATTGGCTGCATGACGGACTGAGAGAATTAAGGACTGCTATTGCACAAAAGCAACTAGCATATTACATGATTCCAGATAAAAATTTAATGGTAGCTCGTTGCTTGGAAGATGGTATGCAGAGTAAATGGATATCAGATATCAACGACATGATGGAGGAAGGCCCGAGGGTAATATTGAGATTGCCGAAGATACGTAAGGCGATTGTGGCGTCCCCAGAGCCGATGGTGTGGTTCAGCAAGAAAAGGATGGAGTTGGAGATGCTGTATCTAGAGTATATGAAATCAAGTTCAGGGAACGATGTAGTCGATCAGTCTAATGCCATTCTGCAGGAAATACAGAAACGAAAGAACGAGGTCTTGAATTTAAAGTACGAAAACAGCACTGCAAGCGTGATAATCGTGGTGTCCATAACGTTAACTAAATTAATATGTTCATCTTACTATCTACGATACGTTGGTGAGGGTATTGGGAGCAgctattgatttatttattttgcttaaaaaaaacatcGAACTTTAGATTGTCGACTTCAATAGCCCTGATGCCTGTGTGTGCGGTTTACAAATGTCAATGGCTACTATCGGGACACTTCCGGAATAAAAATGTGCGGAGCTTTGATATTTTGTGTGTTCGGCATGTATTCGCAGAGTCAGCAGGTTGCAGTAAACATCACGATACAAACCTGAATAAGCCGGATGACACGCGGAATGATGTCGACAGTTTTAGACTTAGTTCCAGCCTGGTGACCGATCGTGCAAAACGGTTGTGGTAACAttgagtaaaatttaaaagagTTACCAATTTGTTGTTTATCCAATGCCGTGATGATGTCGATCTGATCATCGGTGTGTATACATGATCTAGTGCTACATACTATTATTTAataaaagctacaaaactatgtcgacataccaagTTATTTCACAGCAAGTCGATAAAAATTATTCCGACATGACCACATTATTTCCGTAATAATTTGTTTTTAGGTTGCTATTAGGACATTAAGGGTATTATACGTGTGCAGGCCAACATTCTTCCAGATTGTTTTTATCGACTTCAATGGCATTGCATGATTGGGGTATATTAGTCATTACAGTCTACTCTCgctatctcgaagtcggcgggtacaataaaaaatatcgagataGCGAAggatcgagatatccgattaggcgttttcaaagaaaatatgagacgaaaatttactttgtttttaacatctaaataagTGGTCTAACGTaagtcaccgtgtggcataatactctctactaccctatctattacatgatgtatacgcgtttttacgaggcacgattacaTTTGCTATTTAAAAGCATAAATGACGTTTAAAGacttacagaattgcatgaacacatgcgttATCATTGGTACTTATCTATATTAAGTTCGTGTTCAATCCATCTTGGACTTTGGCAGTATCGTTTTCTTTAAAtcgcaaacattttattttgcatattgAGGAGTGGGTTTTATGACTGGTAATTAACTCGTCTTTTTAATTGAGATACATATAAATAGATTGAGCCTTTGGCCtgcttttttaatattttgtttaccaATTCACAAGACTTAAGTTATTGCTCgctaaaataaattgttttacaatatcagttttatcattattaattgAAATCTTACCCATCAACGATGCAACCACGGTAGTCttacaatgttttaattaattgaaaaatacATACAAAGACAAACATATCTACGTaataaaatgtgcatttaataGCATATTTATATCTCGGACATGATACAGGGTGcataatcaacggggttttcaggggtttacacacggtcTGGACAGAATTTAATCACACCGTTAAATAACTTAATTTCTGCAAATATCCCAAGTTAATGAAATACAAGagttttttaacaagaacacatacttattaaataaagtaactcTGGTGTATTTCGCATTGCCATCAGCAGcattaaaatctgtcttttatgcacttgttgAAGAACACCAacaagtcacgtgatcctgcaccctggacATGGTCGCTTACCAACGTAAGGGATTataaattactttcgttttcaaagAGAGTACATTTATGCGCAATTTGACATTTAAGAAAGTAACGTTAGGTATTTTTAAAGTGTTTCAGTTTGccggttaacccatttatgcctagtggactctcccatccttctaaattggatccattttttttttaataagggatgtctagtatatttatttaaagacctcccGGTCGCACTTCGGTTGCAATATTAACTACGACTGCGTTCTGGCCAGCGGGAGGCTACAGTAATGTAGCAGTggtacatatgtacatgtttatatctGAATCTGAGCTCAATCTGGTAAGTCAATTTGAAAACGAAGTTTTCGCCGTTTAACCTTCTGAAATGAAATAGTAAGCAATAGTTATGTAACGAGTAAACAGTGTTTTCGGATCTGAAAGCAAGTCTGAATtagattattattttatatttgaacgaagaaagatttcatttatttaaaaccagACCAAAAATGAATATAGGTATTATCCCATGAATAAATTTTCTAAGAcgtggtggtggttgtgatggtggtgttgctggtggtggcggcggtggtgttgctggtggtggtggtggtgctggtggtggtgacggtggcggcggtggtggtggctgtggcggtggcggcggtggtggtgctggtgctgatggtggtgatggtggtgctgCTGATGGTCGTcgtcatagtagtagtagatgtagtaattgtagtcatagtagtaaaagaagtagtttTGGTAGAAGTTGTTGTTATGTGGCGGTTACGATACCAGTGACAGAAGCTGCAGCAGCGAAAGAAGTAgtaattgtttttgttgtattgCTGTTGTCGTTGCTTTTTTCTTCTGTATACGTAGTAGTAAAAAAAGTGGAACCAGCATCCCTGATTTTTGTGTAGTTATTATCGTCCAGTCGTCTTTCTGATCGTATCtgaagcagcaacaacaacatcgtTACAAAcatataagtcgcgttctgacaaaactgggcttaatgcatgtgcgtaaagtgtcgtcccagattagcctgtgcagtccacacaggctaatcatgaacgacactttccgcctaaacatgattttcggtaatgagggacttccttgaaactaaaaataccataaaagtgaaaagtgtcgtccctgatttgcctgtgcggactgcaaaggctaatctgggacgacactttacgcacatgcattaagcccagttttctcagaacgcgactcatatgtagtTGTTAAATTAATTACAGCGAGATTAGTATCGGTATATTAGACATCGCAGTTAcatctctatgagataaattgaaataatgtggtgacaacatttaaacatttgcGGAAATGGTCATTATTTTACATTT contains:
- the LOC127851731 gene encoding uncharacterized protein LOC127851731, whose translation is MADGDIGRTEPGTESVPIYSSLYSRDSQKYVESVSVEISTIMTRLGYGEEIRRWRVKAISESDRMENARRRVITIITTGSKAEGLTCGFESDWDILYVLNLVVCVETGIKLHTIPDDIDVFRMDTRVYPGSIPDDIGVFRMDTRVYPGYCILLQERQAPRGHKVIHDALCDDGHGGVLLSSALLIDNFEAGLISTMLQNKRAGPSLSLLMEGVLYTDNIITLRCYCPSILNRWATRRRHWPSQVIVQKVVSLGAYLTPVGFAGSEHKHIEWRICFNTGETELVNNLNSTQANVYVMLKMILNDILKPNNKEITSYMLKNIILWQAERNPQAKFHAHSLFYWLHDGLRELRTAIAQKQLAYYMIPDKNLMVARCLEDGMQSKWISDINDMMEEGPRVILRLPKIRKAIVASPEPMVWFSKKRMELEMLYLEYMKSSSGNDVVDQSNAILQEIQKRKNEVLNLKYENSTASVIIVVSITLTKLICSSYYLRYVGEGIGSSY